A section of the Rhodobacteraceae bacterium M382 genome encodes:
- a CDS encoding glutamine synthetase family protein, with translation MKTRLRALFCDHLSIMRGKYLPNSKIGDGSTRFCRSTFGVHYDRDLLDAPGAMMKQGLPDMELIWRHDDIRDSWHEATQIVLGDLYDDAGEPLSLCPRGALKRAVAGWEAKGLTPKVGIELEAFALQADDNGRLVPYDAPGGGVYGTGPFADPLRFNDRIWAMADQMGFSLEMITAEFDSPQFEYVLTFGDAVKAVDDIVLFRLMAREIALEYGIVLTFMPKPIAEAGGSGMHINLSFADESGGNALSSGTLGGPEHMNDLARGCLAGLIHHHQGLAGLIAPTANSYMRLQPGSLSGYWQNWGGDHRNVTTRISSEGGAKARLEHRMADASSNPYTSVAAVLHAARLGIENGHKLPPMETGDGFDRTDAKTGTAIDLRGAVADLERDSALTEAVGADLCANHVFMKQKEVRKTRDLEGDALRDFYVYFI, from the coding sequence ATGAAAACCCGGCTGCGCGCGCTGTTCTGCGACCATCTCAGCATCATGCGGGGCAAATACCTGCCCAACTCAAAAATCGGAGACGGCAGCACCCGGTTCTGCCGGTCCACGTTTGGCGTGCATTATGACCGCGACCTGTTGGATGCGCCCGGCGCAATGATGAAACAGGGTTTGCCGGACATGGAGCTGATCTGGCGTCATGATGACATCCGGGACAGTTGGCATGAGGCGACCCAGATTGTGTTGGGTGATCTTTATGACGATGCCGGGGAACCGCTGTCGCTGTGCCCAAGGGGGGCGTTGAAACGGGCCGTTGCAGGCTGGGAAGCCAAAGGGTTGACGCCCAAGGTTGGAATCGAGCTCGAGGCCTTTGCGCTGCAGGCCGACGACAATGGCCGGTTGGTCCCCTATGATGCGCCAGGTGGTGGCGTTTACGGGACCGGCCCGTTTGCCGACCCGCTGCGGTTCAATGACCGGATCTGGGCGATGGCCGATCAGATGGGCTTTTCGTTGGAAATGATCACAGCGGAATTTGACAGCCCGCAGTTCGAATATGTTCTGACCTTTGGCGATGCGGTCAAGGCGGTGGACGACATCGTGCTGTTCCGGCTGATGGCACGGGAAATCGCGCTGGAATACGGCATTGTCCTGACATTCATGCCCAAACCCATTGCCGAAGCAGGCGGTTCGGGGATGCACATCAACCTGTCCTTTGCCGATGAATCCGGTGGCAATGCCCTGTCATCAGGCACGCTGGGTGGGCCCGAGCATATGAATGATCTTGCCCGTGGGTGTCTGGCCGGGCTGATCCACCATCACCAGGGGCTCGCAGGGTTGATCGCCCCGACGGCCAATTCCTATATGCGTCTCCAGCCCGGATCGCTGTCCGGATACTGGCAGAACTGGGGCGGTGACCATCGCAATGTCACCACGCGGATCAGCTCCGAAGGTGGGGCCAAGGCGCGGCTCGAGCATCGTATGGCGGATGCGTCGTCGAACCCCTATACCTCTGTTGCAGCCGTGTTGCATGCAGCGCGATTGGGGATCGAAAATGGCCATAAATTGCCGCCGATGGAAACCGGGGACGGCTTTGATCGCACAGACGCCAAGACCGGAACAGCGATTGATCTGAGAGGGGCGGTGGCCGATCTGGAACGCGACAGCGCGTTGACCGAGGCCGTCGGGGCGGACCTGTGTGCCAATCATGTTTTCATGAAGCAAAAGGAAGTCCGCAAGACCCGGGATCTCGAAGGAGATGCGTTGCGCGATTTTTATGTCTACTTCATCTGA
- a CDS encoding FkbM family methyltransferase codes for MSSQSVEIPASEEIAAECLGVKVPMSQYLHENRIERINSAEYEGQEIRGSLHVVGEEDVVLEIGAGIGLVGAVVATNCLPKAVHSFEANPELIPEIERLYRVNGLEGVISVRNTVLLSAADRPDSIQFHLRNSYLGSSLVEAAGRIRKTVDVPTASFAEVCADLKPTVLVMDIEGGEQELLRHADLSGFRAVVLEFHPKAYGIEGMRECKKILTDAGFERVNEKSTRTVWTCVRPA; via the coding sequence ATGTCCAGCCAATCAGTGGAAATACCTGCGAGCGAAGAAATCGCGGCCGAATGCCTGGGCGTCAAAGTGCCCATGTCTCAATATCTGCATGAAAATCGGATCGAACGCATAAATTCGGCCGAATACGAAGGTCAGGAAATTCGCGGATCCCTGCATGTGGTGGGCGAAGAGGATGTGGTTCTGGAAATCGGCGCTGGCATTGGGTTGGTCGGTGCAGTGGTGGCAACCAATTGCCTGCCCAAGGCGGTCCACAGCTTTGAGGCCAACCCCGAACTGATCCCGGAGATCGAGCGTTTGTATCGGGTCAACGGGTTGGAGGGGGTGATCTCTGTGCGCAACACCGTTCTGCTCAGCGCAGCCGATCGTCCCGACAGTATCCAGTTTCACCTGCGCAACAGTTATCTGGGGTCGTCCCTGGTCGAAGCCGCTGGTCGTATCCGTAAAACCGTTGATGTCCCCACGGCCAGCTTTGCCGAGGTATGTGCGGATCTGAAGCCGACCGTGTTGGTGATGGACATTGAGGGCGGCGAACAGGAACTGCTGCGCCATGCGGACCTGTCCGGGTTTCGGGCGGTCGTGTTAGAGTTCCATCCCAAGGCCTATGGCATTGAGGGCATGCGCGAGTGCAAGAAGATCCTGACGGATGCCGGGTTTGAGCGGGTCAACGAAAAATCCACTCGTACCGTCTGGACCTGCGTCCGTCCCGCGTAG
- a CDS encoding aspartate aminotransferase family protein has translation MKDSNFLKEMNARSVWHPMAHPADSHANPPTIVTGASGVRIKDVDGHEVVDGVGGLWNVNLGFSCQPIKDAIAAQLDTLPYYSIFRGTTNDKVIQLSEELRTFFEPDGLTRAFYTSGGSDSVETALRLARQYHKIRGDTGRVKFLSLKKGYHGTHMGGASVNGNANFRTQYEPLLPGCYHIPAPYTYRNPFNETDPQRLAQLCLQALEDEIAFQGAGTIAAMIMEPILGAGGVIPPHPSFMPGVRDICTRNGILLIADEVITAFGRTGSWSGSRHWGVQPDFMCTAKAITNGYFPFGAVMIAEQVAETFEQDASGKAAIGHGYTYSGHPVGAAAALACLAETQRLNVPENATARGEQLHQGLLALQAKHDAIGDVRGGHGLMCAMELVSDRETKSPIDKKTIATVQEVAYHNGAMVRVSGPNIILSPPLVLTREDASVILDALDAGLAAITG, from the coding sequence ATGAAAGACTCCAATTTCCTCAAAGAGATGAATGCCCGATCCGTCTGGCACCCCATGGCCCACCCCGCCGACAGTCACGCCAACCCACCCACCATCGTCACCGGGGCATCAGGTGTCCGGATCAAGGACGTGGATGGCCACGAAGTCGTCGATGGCGTTGGCGGTTTGTGGAACGTGAACCTCGGCTTTTCCTGCCAACCGATCAAGGATGCCATCGCCGCGCAGCTGGACACGCTGCCCTATTACTCGATCTTTCGCGGCACGACCAATGACAAGGTCATCCAGCTGTCCGAAGAGTTGCGCACATTCTTTGAACCCGACGGGTTGACCCGCGCGTTCTATACGTCGGGTGGATCGGATTCCGTGGAAACCGCCCTGCGCCTGGCACGCCAGTACCACAAGATCCGCGGCGATACCGGGCGCGTCAAATTCCTGAGCCTGAAAAAAGGGTATCACGGCACCCACATGGGCGGTGCCTCAGTCAACGGAAATGCAAATTTCCGGACCCAATACGAACCGCTTCTTCCGGGGTGTTACCACATTCCGGCCCCTTACACGTATCGCAACCCATTCAACGAAACCGACCCTCAGCGCCTGGCACAGCTCTGCCTGCAGGCGCTCGAGGACGAAATCGCGTTTCAGGGGGCAGGCACCATTGCCGCGATGATCATGGAGCCGATCCTGGGGGCGGGTGGCGTCATCCCCCCCCATCCAAGCTTCATGCCCGGTGTGCGCGACATCTGCACAAGGAACGGCATCCTGCTGATCGCGGATGAGGTCATTACCGCCTTTGGCCGCACCGGCAGCTGGAGCGGATCCCGTCATTGGGGCGTTCAGCCTGACTTCATGTGCACCGCCAAGGCAATCACCAATGGGTATTTCCCGTTCGGTGCCGTGATGATCGCCGAACAGGTGGCCGAAACCTTTGAACAGGATGCCAGCGGCAAAGCAGCCATTGGACATGGCTATACCTACTCCGGCCACCCCGTCGGCGCGGCAGCAGCCCTGGCCTGTCTGGCCGAAACCCAACGCCTCAACGTGCCGGAAAATGCGACCGCCCGTGGCGAACAGCTGCACCAGGGACTTCTGGCGCTTCAGGCCAAACACGACGCCATCGGAGATGTGCGCGGTGGCCACGGGTTGATGTGCGCCATGGAACTGGTGTCCGATCGCGAAACCAAATCCCCGATCGACAAAAAGACAATCGCAACCGTGCAGGAGGTCGCCTATCACAATGGCGCAATGGTTCGGGTGTCAGGTCCCAATATCATCCTGTCCCCGCCTCTGGTCCTGACCCGGGAAGACGCCTCGGTGATCCTGGATGCGCTGGACGCCGGGCTTGCCGCGATCACAGGCTGA
- a CDS encoding IclR family transcriptional regulator: MGTVSKALSLLNYFNHSCTEIGLSDLTRLSGMNKATVYRLMSELQDSGFVEQADTDRSYRLGPQVLRLAALREASVPILSVSRRILRELSEATGETTHISLLQGEHLISLSHAYSRQHATKVTMEDAEVLSYHATSSGLAVLAFADPATVDDVLSRPLLARTPRTIVDPQQIRAELDKVRRRGIAESVGGFEIEVHSHAVPVFGPNRAPIGALAVAAPEARVTGAQKDTIRAELFRLGTELTDRIGGIAPAAFPHMAPA, translated from the coding sequence ATGGGAACCGTGTCCAAAGCGCTGTCTTTGTTGAATTATTTCAACCACAGCTGTACCGAAATCGGGCTGAGCGACCTCACCCGCCTGTCAGGCATGAACAAGGCAACGGTTTACCGGCTGATGAGCGAATTGCAGGATTCGGGATTCGTCGAACAGGCCGACACTGACCGGTCCTACAGGCTGGGACCGCAGGTTCTGAGACTCGCTGCACTGCGCGAAGCGTCGGTCCCGATTCTCTCTGTCTCTCGCCGGATCCTGCGGGAATTGTCCGAAGCCACGGGTGAAACAACCCATATTTCTCTGCTCCAGGGGGAGCATCTGATTTCTCTGTCGCATGCCTATTCGCGCCAACACGCCACAAAGGTGACAATGGAGGACGCCGAGGTTCTCTCCTATCACGCGACCAGCTCCGGGCTCGCCGTATTGGCCTTTGCCGATCCGGCCACCGTCGACGATGTGCTGTCCAGACCCCTCCTGGCGCGCACCCCCAGAACCATTGTCGATCCCCAACAGATCCGGGCCGAGCTGGACAAGGTCCGACGCCGCGGAATTGCCGAATCCGTTGGCGGTTTTGAAATCGAAGTCCATTCGCATGCTGTTCCGGTTTTTGGCCCAAATCGCGCGCCCATAGGTGCGCTCGCGGTGGCGGCCCCCGAGGCCCGTGTCACCGGCGCACAAAAGGACACCATCCGGGCCGAGCTGTTCAGGCTCGGCACTGAACTGACCGATCGAATCGGCGGGATTGCCCCCGCCGCCTTTCCGCATATGGCCCCTGCCTAG
- a CDS encoding tripartite tricarboxylate transporter substrate binding protein has product MMIKTLLKGALAGAALTISAGAAMAEYPEKPVNFIVPWPPGDLEDVLTRMIADDFQAEYGVAAAVVNKPGGGGGPFPGAIEVANAPADGYTIGSFVIGVPVLGHQIDIPPLAPAKFDPLGIFLTYPFVIAASADAPYGTMAELAEHAKSNDVALGHFGDVLTPTQVTKAFAVNAGFSWGSDAAFDALDCNTLASGDADVINTTLQLILPCLDKVKVLVSITDERIPLIPDAPTIGELDSSLNIALWNGLFVTKDTPQDVRDKIIAVAQKTMMSDRAQKVATETGALVYWQNADDSAARVAADIETVARIGELLQ; this is encoded by the coding sequence ATGATGATCAAGACATTGCTCAAAGGTGCGTTGGCCGGGGCCGCGTTGACCATTTCCGCCGGGGCCGCGATGGCCGAGTACCCGGAAAAACCGGTGAACTTTATCGTGCCGTGGCCGCCCGGTGACCTCGAAGATGTGCTGACCCGGATGATTGCCGATGATTTCCAGGCGGAATATGGCGTGGCAGCGGCGGTCGTGAACAAGCCCGGCGGCGGCGGCGGCCCCTTTCCTGGTGCCATCGAAGTCGCCAATGCACCGGCGGACGGCTACACGATCGGGTCGTTCGTGATCGGGGTGCCGGTTCTGGGCCACCAGATCGACATTCCACCGTTGGCCCCGGCCAAATTCGACCCGCTGGGGATTTTCCTGACCTATCCGTTTGTCATCGCGGCATCGGCGGATGCGCCGTATGGTACGATGGCTGAACTGGCCGAACACGCCAAATCCAACGACGTCGCGCTGGGCCACTTTGGCGATGTGTTGACACCGACCCAGGTGACCAAAGCCTTTGCCGTGAATGCCGGGTTCAGCTGGGGATCGGACGCGGCGTTCGACGCGCTGGATTGCAATACGCTGGCCTCGGGTGATGCGGATGTGATCAACACCACGCTGCAGCTGATTTTGCCCTGCCTGGACAAGGTCAAGGTTCTGGTGTCGATCACGGACGAACGGATCCCGCTGATTCCGGACGCACCAACCATCGGAGAACTGGACAGTTCCCTGAACATCGCACTGTGGAACGGTCTGTTCGTGACCAAGGACACGCCTCAGGACGTCCGTGACAAGATCATTGCCGTGGCACAGAAAACCATGATGAGCGATCGCGCCCAGAAGGTCGCTACCGAAACCGGAGCCCTGGTCTATTGGCAGAATGCCGATGACTCGGCGGCCCGGGTGGCCGCGGACATCGAAACCGTCGCCCGGATCGGCGAACTGCTTCAGTAA